The DNA sequence TTTGCTGGAGCTGTGTTTTGGGCAATGGCAGATGGTGACGTGTGGTTCTCTTTGTCTTCGATTACAGCCGCTTCCTTCACTTTGTCAACCTCTTGTTCGCTTGTGCTGGTTTCAggactactgctgctgctgctcttgttcCAGACCACAGCTGCGGTGTCCTCATTATTGCTCAAATGGATGGGCTTGACCTTGCTGATAGCGGATTGCTTGCCAGCTGGAGTGCTGGCCTTCGAGGTAGTCTTGACACTTCTGGCTTTTGCTGCCCCAGCTGAAACCTCATCCAGCTCTTCAACTCGATGGTTTGACTGGGGTCCTGTTCCTGACAGAACCACCGCTTGCACTTCTGTACCACTGCTGGCCCTCTGCGTTGGCTGTTCAATAAGGGCCACCTTGGGTGTTGTCCTCAATGCCACGGGTGGTGGCTGCCATGGCTGACTTGTATCACTTGAGTCGCACCTAGACGCATCCATGGACTCTTCAATTGGGAGAGTATCCATTGGAGGCTCTATATCCATAGGATCAAATGGCAGCAGCAATTGATTCGGCTTACTTGCATCAGTGTTCCTACCAGGCTTGTTCAGAGAGCCAAGCATTGGCTTGTTGCCAACCACCCTGTCATCGTCGAGGAATTCAATCAGAGAATTGACATCATAGCATTCGGGCTGAGCCTCTGCGCTGTCGAACGATGGAATAGAGAGGACAAATTGTGCCTCTGTCGAATCTCGTTGAGGCACGAGCGGCTTGGCACAATCGGCTTTGGTTCTGGCAGGTGACTTGTCACTGCCAGGTTCAACTTCCATGGTGGCTTTATCTGGGGGAGCATGAGTAAGCACAGTGTCTATTCGTAGCTTCACACCGTCGCTCTCTGTCACGCTCTCTGGAGGCACTCCTGCACAAACTGCCAAGTCCTTATCTTTCTTCTCGACAGGATTTGGGATGGCGAACATCTTGATTGCACATCCTGGTTTCTTGGTGGGCTGTGGGTATGCCATAGCTGCCATTGATTCGGGGCTTTCATGATCCGTTGAAGATGTGAAAAGAGATTGCTCAGAGGCCGCTCCAGCATCTTCGCTTTGGGTTTTGTGTTCTGCGTTCCTCTGTGACGCTGTCATGCCAACATCGTGTACTTTGTCTTTGGTCTTGCCTGAAGCTGTTGTTGCTGTCAGAATTGAGGAAGCAGTCGTGATACTCTGGTTTGTATTGGATCTATTTTCGCAAGTTTGCCCTTGTTTGGTTTCTTCAATTCTTCTCTTGGATAGAATTGCAGACAGCTTGCCTTTTGCTGGTTGCTTTGAAGTACACTTTGCGGATGCTGCCAGGTTTGCacacgctttcttgtaatcaccGGGCTCCATCTTTTCACGCTCGAGTTCCAGGACTGAAAAACATTTGTAGATGTCAGACTGCATGCCTCTGTATATGACTGGTGTCTACCTTAAATGAACAATAGATCAGTTTAGAGTGACCCtcagtggtggcgtagtggctatggtgtcgtgCTACTAAGCTCGAGGGCACGACGTCGTGCATCAAAATGCATGACGTCATGGTGAGCTGTTGTGGGAACAGTGAGGCAGAACTCTCAGGAACTCCACTTATCTGtcatttttgtgtcttttctggcttatcaagtcTGCTCTCACAGTAAGAATGGCTTTGTTGGTGTTGCATAAAGGTAAATTAGGTTATTGATACAGTTCAAATTACTTTTTTTCTTGAGTGTTCCTATAAAATTTTTACAGACATGTCCACATTGCACTTTTGCCATAGTAACTGTTTGAAAAGCAAGTTTTGGTGGCACAAGAATTGGGCTTGCTAGCATCATTGCTCAGGATTTTAATGATTTCTTATAGCAATAGCATAGTCAGGTGTTATCCTGTGGTTCTTTTTTACCTTTGTTCATGCTTCAGCTAATTACTTTGTACAGGAGGGGATTATTTTTATGCTGCTGATGTTAGATTCACAAACATGGGCGCATGTGTCAGATGCAAGCAAAGTGATTCAGCACATTTTTGCCACTGCAGAGCAATGTGACTCCCGAGTTCCAGCTACTGTTAAAGACGCCAATGTGTCAGCTTTTGGTAACACACTTAAAGGACTCGATGCTTATCGAAATAGCTAGACTAGGCCTGGGGGAAAAAAAGAGGGTGTCTTCCTTGCATACACTAAATGCACTGAAACAAGATGCTGGTAGAAAGTAGTGTGGGCATGCTTGTCTTAAATAACCAAGCTGTCCTGACAGCCTTTCATGCTCTCACCTTGTTTTGAGCATGCCTTTAGCTTTGGCTTCTTTGGGCGTGGATGTTCAGACTTATCGCTTTCACTGGGAAGGATTTTGCGTGGCCTTCCTCTCGGGCGTTTCACGTCTGTGCAACAAAATACGGCCAGTCAGTGAAACAATCCGCAAAGGTGGGCACGTATAGCAATTCATTTTAATGAAGCAAAAGCAAATTTTTAAGCGTTCTTTGTGATTATGCATTTAATTTTGTGAAGAAGCAGTACGATGAAATATCGTGCACAATGCACACTCGACGTTTGCGCATTAGTGCTATGTCGTGGCGGGCAAAAATTTCTGTGGCTTAGCGTAAGAGCATGCATTTCATCCCGTGCATTCATGTTACATCCCAGCCCAATGGTACACCTAATTTTCTTTTAGTTGCAAGCAGCAACGTCACTACATTTTGTATATATCATGGCTTGTGCAGACATAACATCGTAACATTAAATTGGCCTTCTAACATCATCATTTCAAAGGAATTTTGTGCTGCATTTATTTGGTCATTTCAATGGCTCATCACTAAATAGCGTTTCTAGCTTATGATAGCTCTTTGTGGCAAAATGTACTAGCACCTGCAGCCTTCTGCTTTAGCAACTTTAACGATTAGTGCTTGTGGATAAGCTGCAAAACATCCAAAGCATTGAACATGCAGTTGACAATGCCTGCAATCACCAGTGCAATAGCTGTGTTGCTCCGTTTTTTACCTTGGTTCACTACTGAGGTGACTGCTTCTGTGCAGGGCAGTGTGGGCGGTGCATTCAGTTCGCATGGTCTACCATGTGGAGTTATCTTTCCTGCATTGGTAAATGGACATTTTAATTCTCTCACGGCCTTTTCTCATTAGTAACAATGCTTTTGTTCTATCTCAGATGCTTTCTCTTGCAGCTCCTGGATGTTAAAAGAAGTAGTATACCATTGGTTTTCGTTTTTAAACCCATACTCATTTTTCTTAACAGCCTGCAGCATTATACCTTGCAATTCTTTAGGTGGATTATGTGGACTAGTTGAAGGAGCAGACGTTACTTGTGCAACAAGTCTGTGTTCTCCCAGAGTACTAACAAAGGTCTACAACTTTAGCTCTTGAATAAGCACTTAGGACACATGTTAGTGCAGTTTCAGGATTGAAGTACAGCACTAGTGAAGTCAAGCACGTTATGCGGAAAATCAAGAGCTTGCCACCACTTCTGAAAAATCGGCTTGAACCTCCCAAAAAAAGAAATCTAAACGAGACCAAGTGAAATGCGGTTCCATAGCACATTTTGGAGATGCAGTATTGCAAATTGGCAGTAGCATAGAATTTATGCTAAACTGACCTCGCTCATTACTGTATGATTTTGATCTGACATGTGCAGTAACCTAAAGTGAACAATTAAGCTGTTAATTGGCTAACCAAGCATTGCAATTTAGCATTCAAATAATGTCTACCTCCTAGAGTGATTCTCACGATAAGGTGAGACTGTGCCATCTGCTATGGGAAAATCTGTTTCAAATAAAAAACATAATGAAGAAGAGGGTGTTACTACACATGAAGGGAAGCATTTTCAATCGAAGTCCACAAATGTAGACCTCTTTGTGGTTTTCCTGTTGCATTGACTTGCAATGGGCATcacaaaatatttttgtgtgatgCCGGTACAGTGAAAGGATCTATGCTTCATGCTGACTGTTGACAATTTGAAGAATGAGAGAATGCCTAAATACTTTATGATCAGATTTTTTTCGAGACTGTCATAAAAATAATATAGTAAAACAGTAGTTAAAATAAAAATATTGAAATAAGAAGTTCATTTCAGTATGAGCAGTATTATTGCTGAACGCAGAGAGACCTTAAACAGCCATAATGTTGAGGAAAGGGAGATGTTTCACTATGTATCCAACAAGAGTATACATAAATACCATGCAGCTTTTTACAAACAAATAAATGGgatgccggtaacgtggaaatcTAATATTGCATGCCTACGTTGACTTGTGAAGCATGAGGGACCAGTTATTTTCCTCAGACTGCTTCTGAATGCTTCCAAATGCACTTTCAACATTTTTGCAAAGAAATACAGTGCAACAAATTTGTCAGAGAAAAATTAAAGAAACTTCGTGACAGCGATGAAACCTGTGACTGCTTGCCCCTTGTGTAGAGAGCGGTAGTACAGCTGTGAGACATCACCAGGGCAGTGTACTTTGTAACAGTCTAATCTGAACACACATGGGCTTTAAGGATCAAACATCCATTGCTTTGTAAGGAAGCCACGTtaagccagtatattctaggtacCTCAGCCAGAAATCTCCAGTTCCCTTTGCAGGAGAAGACAAATACGACAGTGACTGTACATTTacctttattgttgttgttattattattgttgttgttgttgttgttgttgttgttgcattcATAAAACAATCAGAGTAGAAAGAGAGCTATCTGGCCACTTTCACCAGGAGTGGCACGACACCTGCAACAAGCTCTTAAAGGGAAAATGTACATAGAAAAAGAATAGTGAGTGAAGAACAagtagaaaaaatacaaaaaaaagagtgACCACAAGAATAAAGTATGCGTGTGTGTGAAGTCAGAAGATTGCTGTTCCCACAGGGTGGTGTGGTGCATTCAAGGTGCTTCACTGCTAAAAATGGCAGTTTCACATTGTTTCTAGAAAGGTACGTCGTTACCGGACGCGAACACGTGTGCACCGTAGAGAAGTTAGCACCTTCAGCAGGAGGCCTTTGGCAAGAAGGTTCCGAGAATGTGACGCTAGGGGAGTGCTTCGATGCATTAATGCATGATAGCCCGAAGAGCGACCCCAGCAATTTTTCTCTTTTTAACGAACTTGCGAAGTTAGAACTTTCCTACCATCCCTCACCTTGTTCGGCGGTTTTCTTCGACTGCTTTGGAGGCGGTTCTTCAGCTTGGTTGCTTGCTTCTTGAAGATTTGTGCACAACTGTGCCCTTGGGCGTTTCACTCCTGTAAAACATTTGTGCAGGTGTTAAGCTGAGCAAAAGTGTCattgttaaaaagaaaggtaaaaaggAAAACATACTGGTAAcactaaaatttctttttttctcttgcgaCTAATGTTGCAAGCAAACTTTTTATGTTTGTTGAGTTGGTAATGTCAGGTTTTATTGGTCACTTAGAGTCTCTCCTGCTCTGTTGCAAGAAACTTCATCGAGTTTGGCAGAATGGTTGCTTAATGAAAGAATTTGTGTATTCCGCATCTGTTTAGAACAGGGAAATTGGTGTGTCGACTTTTGCTGAAGCTTCCAATTAATACTTGAACGATTTGATGAGCCCTGGAGAACACTAATGAATTGAAAAGGTTTTGTAACATGACAATTATAAGCTTTGTGGTGTCGACTATATATCGTTAAAGGGAAAAATAAAAACTGAGCTCATAAAGAGAAAGAACCCAGATGCCACAAATTACAGTCTTATAAATTAAACGAAGTTAAATTAAACTGAGTTATGTTTAGCAATGTTGCATTAAATGAGCAAACGCTATATAGTACGTATTACCAGGCAATTGATGACCATAACTAGTATGGCATATTGAAGCCTTTCAAGATATAGCCTTAGTATCTGAAGACAAATTCATTGCAATTTCACGGAGAACTTTTATGCCTTTTACTGCCTAGGTGCACAGGCATTAGAGAACAGACATGCCAGTCATGAAGTGTTAAAAGAAGTGTCATCATTAACCAGTGCAAACCTATTTGAGTCTAATTGCAATGTAAAGGCTTCGCCCAACAATCTTCAATTACCCTGCTGCCTTGCATTAAACTGAATCCATGGATCTCGTGCTATATGCCAATTTCGTAATCTCGTCACACCACCTAATTTTTTGTCAACCTTGTCTGTTACTCTATCAAAACTCTGGTTATCTGTTCTATGCATCACATGAGTCACATGACCTGCCTACACCACTACGtcctcttaatctcaactaggaTGTCGTGTACCCACATTTGATCTCTGAATCACACTGATGTCTAtctcattatttttcttttattgcttgcTGCACAGTCTAGCTCGCACTGTCCTATGAATGGTGCATTATTAGCATAGCTTGCTCGTGCCTTACCTTGTCTTGGCTTTGCAGCATTTGCATCTTTGCCAATCGGTGCATCAGGTGCAAGGATTTTGCGCGGTCTCCCACGAGGACGCTTCTCTGCAAGTACGCATACCAGGAACTGAGTTTTGGTGACTTTTGGTGACCTTTTGATGAACTGTGCTTTTGGTGACCTTTGTGAAGAGCTGCTCTGACATATTTAACCCCTAGCATGGTGCTCATGCAGTAGCTCCAAAAATCAGTGTAGATGCATTATTAGCATAGCCTGCTCATATGCCATACCTTGTGTTGACTTtgcagccattgcatcttttccAGGCTGTGTATCAGGTGCAGGGGTTTTGCGTGGTCTCCCGCGAGGACGCTTCTCTGCAAGTGTGCATATACCAGGAACTGAGTTTAGTATTTTTGGTGACTTTTGTGAAGAGTTGCTCTGAAATATTTAATCCCTAGCATGGCGATCATGCAGTAGCTCCAAAAAGTCAGTGTAGACGTAAGGGGTCAGTTTTATGTTACAGACTACCACTGGTACAAAGCTCATGTGTGCTAGAACATCATCTAGCAGTAAGATGGGGAATCAAGTGGCACTTGCCTGCGGCAACAACCACTGACATAAACTGTACCTTTGGGAGCTTGGACTGAGCTCTTCTGCGTGCCTCGGTACCTATTCAAGAAGCAGTAGCTCTTGATGCGTTCCTGTGTAGGtgtaaaaaaatataattttgccATTGGAAAAGGACATTTCCAGCTTTTTCTCTCCTGCAACACTTAGTCTTTAAAAATGTAAAGTATGTcagtggggatgcgcgactctcgcgcgtcccctgaaatgttgttttctcgcatagctcccgtctcctgtaatccggcttcgtcgcgtggctttactgcggcggtcggtatgcttgcagtgtagtacaagagatggcgcgagtgttgctctgctaacgccacctaacggcggggttacttgggcgcaaaaagaagaaggctcttcctcttcgGCTCGGGTTCggaaagcggcgcggacgttctgcgcgtgcgccgatccgtgcttctgcgagaccgtctcgcgatcaggcctaccccggaatgaacgaacacgatcgttcgaacacaccaccgttcgcgtgaccgcgCGAACGACCaagcgttggtgtccagcatggggcgaacatattccctcgttatccggtcgcggtgagtcggtcttctgcgatttgtcgcgcgcccatcgacATGCTTTGTGGATATAGCAACTCGGccagcaggcattgatctatgaaaggtgcaataaatgcccttgtgattgtttgcactactgtattgtcgttcctttgtcccaggagcacgggtgagaaccccacaagtcTCAATGCTGTTGCTGTTTGCTAAGATCCGTCACAAGCAATAAGTCAAAAAAGCCTGTCATGTAGAGGTGCTCAACCTTATTCTATTTCGCCATAAGTCTCAGCTACCTTATTAGTACAGCAGCATATAAGTACCCAAAGTTCAGCAATGTTTCCGAACACTGCGTAAGCTCATCTACAATGATCtattgtcccaagagcacgggtgagaaccccacaagtcTCAATGATGTTGCTGTTTGCTAAGATCTGTCACAAGCAATAAGTCAAAAAAGCCTGTCATGTAGAGGTGCTCAACCTTATTCTATTTCGCCATAAGTCTCAGCTACCTTATTAGTACAGCAGCATATAAGTACCCAGAGTTCAGCAATGTTTCTGAACACTGCATAAGCTAATCTACAATGGTCTAGGAAACTGTGTTTATACTCATCAATGAGTGCTTGTACAAAAGAATTCCATAGATAAACTGACGCAAAGCCCACACTGCTGTCATAAGCGTCCTTACCGCAATGGGCATCTTCAGCGCTTTTTCAGCGGTCACCACTGCTGCATCATACATCTTTCTGTAGTAGCCAGGAACCTGATGGAAATTCATAACAGTGACTGACAAGGTTACTGATCATGAAAGAACTCGAGAGATTCAGCGGTTCAAATTCATTTGGGTTCCATAAAACATAATTACAAGAACAGAATGTGCAGAATGTCCGGTCAAGAAACTGTGCTTGGAcatctctccagtgtcatctttACAAACAACAGAAGCAAACTACAAACTATTTCGACTAATGCAAGCAGACAGGGTGTTTTACTGAATGAACAGAggcacaaatgtgaatggtctgcatcgTGCAGCCACTGCACTGTGTGGGCTACTCATGGCTTCACCATGCAGGCCACTCACGATTGTGTGAAGTAGTGGGTTTACTCACCCACTACTCCACACAATCTGCGTGCATTTAGTGGAATATTGGAcacactaaaactctctattggtGCAAAGAATGGGCTGCCTGATTTTGGGTTGTGTTTTAAAAGTCACTGTGTTAAGCCGGAGTGTTATCCTCTATCACAGTCTCTGCAATATGTGTAATTCCTGCAGGTGCAGTGAACAAGATGGTAGGACAAGGGCCTAATTCCCACCGATGAAGGCAATGAGGGAAATGGCAATGGTGCACCAAATTATCCTGGGAAACTGTTGTGAAAGTATAGCAGCAAAAGTGCAGTTTCATTCAGCTGGTTTGCACTACCTCGAATTAAAATAGGAAAAGTCACTGTTATGGTGACAAAGGTGAATTGACACAAGCACTAGTACTGAATGGGCACTGTGAAGAAGAGGTCAGAAAGGTTTGGTCATATAGCCACGACAGGCAGTAATATATTGGACAACATTGTGGGCATCACAGAGAATAAGTTGTTCGATCTTGAGAAGATATTGCGGCGTTCACTAGAATAAGCTAGGTGACAGTTACCACTGTGACAGCCTGCAGCTATCACAGTAAACAAGCACAGAGCTGCTGGACTGCATAAGTTGGCAGATGTTTTATAATTTTTCAGCAAGCCATATGATTGCTGCATTTATTGTGAACAGGCACACTTGCAGTATCAAGCACATATGTCACTTGCCTTGTTTCCTGCAGGTCCATCGTGATTGTCTGCCTGTCGAAAAGATACGCAAAACCTATCCTGAACCCATGCCCGTGTCACCTTTTGGTCCAGAAAGGTCACATGGTAACTCGTCTGCAACAGGTTAAAAAGAACAACAATGACTTAGCTAGCAGATAATGGCACAGCCTTTGTTGAAAGAAACAAGGGTCAGCATGTGTGTATGCCAGCTGGTTCAGCTGCCCGCTGACTCCAGGATGTCTAGCCAGCTTTTTATTGCATCTTGTAAGGACTCTTGACTTTTGCAGCCCCAGATGTTTTTTCCGCAGGGCTCTCATGCCTCCTGGCATCCAGCTTCCCCACACGGCGAACACGCAGTGAAGGGAGTCCTTGTTGTAGCTATGCAGTACGACAAGAGATGGCATGAGTGTTTCGACACTAGTGCGACCTGACAGCATAAATACTTGGATGCAAGAAAACTTCCTTTTTCCTCTTCAACTACAAAATGGCATCACGTGCTGACTGACCATGTGCTTATTGATGCGCTTTGCGGGACTATCCCATGAAAACCTTCAGAGCATGACACGTACCAGCATGGACAGACATGCCTCTCAAACATGCCTCTGTTCGTGAGACTGCACATGCAAATTACTTAGGCTTCGGTGTCTGGCAAGGGCAAACATTACTCGCTCACTAGCCTTCTGTGGCGAGTCAAACTTCCCCACTCATTTATTGTATGCTGGTATTCTTGTATGAAGAAGTAATAAATGCTGTTCTGTGTTTTCATTGCACTGTGTGTAATGCATTTTTTGTTACCGAGAGCACTTCAGACCCCACAGTCTTCACTGAATGAATTAGCTGGAGTAGGGGACAGACTCACCTTCACTTGCCAGAGCTTTGTAGGCCATTATTTTCATGGGTGCGACACAATATATAGCTAGGACTTGGCAACTCTTGTACTCCTGACAATGTGGCGCTCAGCTGCTGACAAGGTTCTGGGTTCAGTTCCTAACTGCTGCAGCCGCATTGTGCTGGGGAAAACATTGTCAGCGAAATACAATGTTCATGTACTTAGTTGTACGTGCACATTAAAATACACAGGTGCTCTAAATTGTCCAAGTGTTTCTTTGGGAAATTAAGCCCATTGAATCAATCTTCTGGCAGAGGCtgtacattaaaaaaattaatataGTGCACCTGATAGGTGATCAAATTTAGGTCACATACATACAAAGCAAGTTTGAGAAAGTCACTTAATAAACCAACCTTTTTGAAAACATGTATGAAATACACATAGCTCAATGGAAGCTACTGTAGAGCTaaagcgaaaaaaataataataataatgaaaatgatTTGCTTTGCTCTTTTATGCTACCTAACTTTTGCAGAGACAGTTTTCAGTTTTTTGCGAATGAATCCCTGTTGGCTCTTTTAGAGAGAGGTTTGATACTCCAGCTGATATGGCCAAGTACCattcataattttctttttccagACTCATACGAGACCTAGCCATCCCTGTGATGTTTCCAGCACATGTTAGTACTTTTAGTAGTGTCATTCATGAAGTGCTTTATGATGTGCAGCATATTATAAATAATTTTTATGGAGAAAGTCGCACGAACACACTGTGAGTTGGCTGATACATACGTCATAAACAAAGACAGTTTCAAAATAAATATCACAATTATGTTGCTTATACAGCCAATCTGTTTCTATCTCGCAATCAAGAAACAATGCCAGAATGAGTAGGTTCACGTTATGGCCAACAAGGATTGAATGCCTATGACCAGAGTGTTTCGTACCGAGATGCTAATGTTTGCCCCCTGAAAACATTAGCTGACTGTACAATGCTGCAGTTATTTTTCTTAAGTTTGCAACTTTCCGAAAATCATTGGTCCTGTTTTCTAATTCATTTATTCACTGTTTCCAGATATTCACCGAGGAAGCCGCAAGCCTCCTCACTCTGCCGTGTGTGTCTGAAATTTGCATATTACCACTGCCTTAAAGGAGGCTGCAAGATGTGTCACTAACACTTATCTCCAACAATAACAGCTAGTGTCAGTAACAGATAATCAAATTATCAACTCCACTAGTAACCCATATTAGAGACTGGTAAATTATAGAAAGTAATGCTGATTTTGTTTTCAAAGATGGTTAGGTGGCCCCAAGGAACTTGGGATGATGTAAGCATTGGAAGGTGAAACCTGTTTTTGACTGCCCAGAGGCAGCCTCTTCTGGAACGGGGATGTGCAAGACGTGTCCCACAGGCATCTTGCACTGCGGAGAACCGTAACCCGTAAATGCTTGGTGCACTCCACTGAGAATCATCTGCTACAGTGCGTTGAGGCTAGGCTCAAAAGACAATCCTTGTTGCCCACTTAAGAAGGGGATACGTAATAAAAGAAAGCAATATTTAGGTGGTTACCATTCTGAAAAGAAACTTTgcctcagctgttgttttgttCGATTTGCCTGTGTGCGCAGCCAACAGTATCCACTTTCAAGGGGGAGGGGCAAATGGCTTAGTTTTCCCACCCCATCCCTTGACAGTGGGATAGGCAAGTGCTTCCCTTCCCTCCCTTTctcctctctccctccctcctttGGTAAGTACGCCTATGCACAGCGAGCGTCTCATGTTCTTGCTTTTGTGTTTTCCCTTCCCTGTAAATGCACGCATTGCAAACACTTGATTAAATCAAGTGGCTCAAAGGCACTGCTGTCTCGCCAGTCGCCTCTGATGACAACTTACTTGCTCATGATTCGAGCAGAGCTAAGTGATGTT is a window from the Dermacentor variabilis isolate Ectoservices chromosome 3, ASM5094787v1, whole genome shotgun sequence genome containing:
- the LOC142575655 gene encoding uncharacterized protein LOC142575655 isoform X2, producing MRGDGETGQATPQRGSTRGILPPVPGAPVKKRNRCQSAKGTLKPKRLVYNVSQTEEGTQGTSECLGSSQEMQELLEARINTVEGTWVQCDNPECSKWRYLADVIDPSELPQKWFCSMNSDPKHNTCEAEEDDQPDDDLLEAKYFVGSIVWAKVNTYPWWPAMIDDDPDLGVYEWREGKHNLPTSYHVTFLDQKVTRAWVQDRFCVSFRQADNHDGPAGNKVPGYYRKMYDAAVVTAEKALKMPIAERIKSYCFLNRYRGTQKSSVQAPKEKRPRGRPRKTPAPDTQPGKDAMAAKSTQEKRPRGRPRKILAPDAPIGKDANAAKPRQGVKRPRAQLCTNLQEASNQAEEPPPKQSKKTAEQGKITPHGRPCELNAPPTLPCTEAVTSVVNQDVKRPRGRPRKILPSESDKSEHPRPKKPKLKACSKQVLELEREKMEPGDYKKACANLAASAKCTSKQPAKGKLSAILSKRRIEETKQGQTCENRSNTNQSITTASSILTATTASGKTKDKVHDVGMTASQRNAEHKTQSEDAGAASEQSLFTSSTDHESPESMAAMAYPQPTKKPGCAIKMFAIPNPVEKKDKDLAVCAGVPPESVTESDGVKLRIDTVLTHAPPDKATMEVEPGSDKSPARTKADCAKPLVPQRDSTEAQFVLSIPSFDSAEAQPECYDVNSLIEFLDDDRVVGNKPMLGSLNKPGRNTDASKPNQLLLPFDPMDIEPPMDTLPIEESMDASRCDSSDTSQPWQPPPVALRTTPKVALIEQPTQRASSGTEVQAVVLSGTGPQSNHRVEELDEVSAGAAKARSVKTTSKASTPAGKQSAISKVKPIHLSNNEDTAAVVWNKSSSSSSPETSTSEQEVDKVKEAAVIEDKENHTSPSAIAQNTAPAKKGKAISKPNRALHEMVPPKAPLAKKSGFKVPTKEVTSKAEAKILEAAALVNGGLPRASTSKVAKAKLQASLANLSGANSKASSSKATEAKPQAVTADVNATHSEAGSSKAAEVNLQPALSHTNGVQSRASTSTLSADTNTPVALVNTDEAQPKLTTGSMADSEDSDFESLSNTQDLTFEDTLSSISQSLEMSQEEDSDFASLEGIDGSQSFDMEE
- the LOC142575655 gene encoding uncharacterized protein LOC142575655 isoform X3 gives rise to the protein MRGDGETGQATPQRGSTRGILPPVPGAPVKKRNRCQSAKGTLKPKRLVYNGVSQTEEGTQGTSECLGSSQEMQELLEARINTVEGTWVQCDNPECSKWRYLADVIDPSELPQKWFCSMNSDPKHNTCEAEEDDQPDDDLLEAKYFVGSIVWAKVNTYPWWPAMIDDDPDLGVYEWREGKHNLPTSYHVTFLDQKVTRAWVQDRFCVSFRQADNHDGPAGNKVPGYYRKMYDAAVVTAEKALKMPIAERIKSYCFLNRYRGTQKSSVQAPKEKRPRGRPRKTPAPDTQPGKDAMAAKSTQEKRPRGRPRKILAPDAPIGKDANAAKPRQGVKRPRAQLCTNLQEASNQAEEPPPKQSKKTAEQDVKRPRGRPRKILPSESDKSEHPRPKKPKLKACSKQVLELEREKMEPGDYKKACANLAASAKCTSKQPAKGKLSAILSKRRIEETKQGQTCENRSNTNQSITTASSILTATTASGKTKDKVHDVGMTASQRNAEHKTQSEDAGAASEQSLFTSSTDHESPESMAAMAYPQPTKKPGCAIKMFAIPNPVEKKDKDLAVCAGVPPESVTESDGVKLRIDTVLTHAPPDKATMEVEPGSDKSPARTKADCAKPLVPQRDSTEAQFVLSIPSFDSAEAQPECYDVNSLIEFLDDDRVVGNKPMLGSLNKPGRNTDASKPNQLLLPFDPMDIEPPMDTLPIEESMDASRCDSSDTSQPWQPPPVALRTTPKVALIEQPTQRASSGTEVQAVVLSGTGPQSNHRVEELDEVSAGAAKARSVKTTSKASTPAGKQSAISKVKPIHLSNNEDTAAVVWNKSSSSSSPETSTSEQEVDKVKEAAVIEDKENHTSPSAIAQNTAPAKKGKAISKPNRALHEMVPPKAPLAKKSGFKVPTKEVTSKAEAKILEAAALVNGGLPRASTSKVAKAKLQASLANLSGANSKASSSKATEAKPQAVTADVNATHSEAGSSKAAEVNLQPALSHTNGVQSRASTSTLSADTNTPVALVNTDEAQPKLTTGSMADSEDSDFESLSNTQDLTFEDTLSSISQSLEMSQEEDSDFASLEGIDGSQSFDMEE
- the LOC142575655 gene encoding uncharacterized protein LOC142575655 isoform X1, whose amino-acid sequence is MRGDGETGQATPQRGSTRGILPPVPGAPVKKRNRCQSAKGTLKPKRLVYNGVSQTEEGTQGTSECLGSSQEMQELLEARINTVEGTWVQCDNPECSKWRYLADVIDPSELPQKWFCSMNSDPKHNTCEAEEDDQPDDDLLEAKYFVGSIVWAKVNTYPWWPAMIDDDPDLGVYEWREGKHNLPTSYHVTFLDQKVTRAWVQDRFCVSFRQADNHDGPAGNKVPGYYRKMYDAAVVTAEKALKMPIAERIKSYCFLNRYRGTQKSSVQAPKEKRPRGRPRKTPAPDTQPGKDAMAAKSTQEKRPRGRPRKILAPDAPIGKDANAAKPRQGVKRPRAQLCTNLQEASNQAEEPPPKQSKKTAEQGKITPHGRPCELNAPPTLPCTEAVTSVVNQDVKRPRGRPRKILPSESDKSEHPRPKKPKLKACSKQVLELEREKMEPGDYKKACANLAASAKCTSKQPAKGKLSAILSKRRIEETKQGQTCENRSNTNQSITTASSILTATTASGKTKDKVHDVGMTASQRNAEHKTQSEDAGAASEQSLFTSSTDHESPESMAAMAYPQPTKKPGCAIKMFAIPNPVEKKDKDLAVCAGVPPESVTESDGVKLRIDTVLTHAPPDKATMEVEPGSDKSPARTKADCAKPLVPQRDSTEAQFVLSIPSFDSAEAQPECYDVNSLIEFLDDDRVVGNKPMLGSLNKPGRNTDASKPNQLLLPFDPMDIEPPMDTLPIEESMDASRCDSSDTSQPWQPPPVALRTTPKVALIEQPTQRASSGTEVQAVVLSGTGPQSNHRVEELDEVSAGAAKARSVKTTSKASTPAGKQSAISKVKPIHLSNNEDTAAVVWNKSSSSSSPETSTSEQEVDKVKEAAVIEDKENHTSPSAIAQNTAPAKKGKAISKPNRALHEMVPPKAPLAKKSGFKVPTKEVTSKAEAKILEAAALVNGGLPRASTSKVAKAKLQASLANLSGANSKASSSKATEAKPQAVTADVNATHSEAGSSKAAEVNLQPALSHTNGVQSRASTSTLSADTNTPVALVNTDEAQPKLTTGSMADSEDSDFESLSNTQDLTFEDTLSSISQSLEMSQEEDSDFASLEGIDGSQSFDMEE